Proteins from a genomic interval of Pelagicoccus enzymogenes:
- a CDS encoding proline--tRNA ligase, whose amino-acid sequence MDYWSKHYIPTLKESPAEAEIDSHKLLLRAGLVRKIGSGIYAFLPLGAKALENVKRLCCEEMNRAGAMELLMPAVVPAEYWKAGPRWNAAREIMYQVASAGEKAEFPEEPAFVLGPTHEEIVTPLIGGEATSYRDMGKTFYQVQTKFRNEIRPRYGLMRAREFIMKDGYSFDATDEEATETYKRMAAAYEKFFARCGLKFISVEADTGVMGGAFSHEFMVPAEVGDDDVVYNLESGYAANVEKATSGIVPADLEEAAPVGEIEKFDTPGVKTIEKLAQEFGIPAEQQYKTLLFVGDDKLFAVVVRGCDQVEEAKLGALGYALIRPATVDEIFEAMGAYPGSLGVVKGTIKNREKLDGVYADNAIRLVGNGVTGANEKAMHLRNVNVSRDLDIDKFGDFRKVQVGEPCPVSGKPLEIQRAIEVGHIFKLGTKYSDNEEYGALYVDKDGNRQPAVMGCYGIGISRTLQSIIEQKHDKNGIVWPWSVAPYQVIITVLDPGMDEADTLALQLGRAAEAAGASVLVDDREERPGVKFKDADLIGIPLRVTIGGRGLKNGEVEMKWRDQEDVMKVAIADAERVLVEGIEAKSQ is encoded by the coding sequence ATGGACTACTGGAGCAAGCATTACATTCCAACCCTCAAGGAAAGCCCCGCCGAAGCGGAAATCGATTCGCACAAGCTCCTCCTTCGAGCGGGTCTCGTGCGCAAGATCGGCAGCGGTATCTACGCCTTCTTGCCCTTGGGGGCCAAGGCCTTGGAGAACGTGAAGCGACTTTGCTGCGAGGAAATGAACCGCGCGGGCGCCATGGAGTTGCTAATGCCGGCGGTGGTTCCTGCAGAGTACTGGAAGGCGGGACCGCGTTGGAATGCCGCTCGCGAGATCATGTACCAGGTGGCGAGCGCTGGCGAGAAGGCGGAGTTTCCCGAGGAACCGGCCTTCGTGTTGGGGCCGACGCACGAGGAGATCGTAACGCCGCTCATCGGCGGCGAGGCGACGAGCTACCGAGACATGGGAAAGACCTTCTACCAAGTGCAGACCAAGTTCCGTAACGAGATTCGTCCGCGCTACGGCCTGATGCGCGCTCGCGAGTTCATCATGAAGGACGGCTACAGCTTCGACGCGACGGACGAAGAGGCGACTGAGACTTACAAGCGCATGGCTGCGGCCTACGAAAAGTTTTTTGCCCGCTGTGGGCTGAAGTTTATCTCGGTCGAGGCGGACACGGGCGTGATGGGCGGAGCTTTTTCGCACGAGTTCATGGTGCCGGCGGAAGTCGGCGACGACGATGTGGTCTACAACCTCGAAAGCGGCTACGCGGCCAATGTGGAAAAGGCGACTAGCGGCATCGTGCCAGCTGATCTTGAGGAAGCCGCTCCGGTGGGTGAAATCGAGAAGTTCGATACGCCGGGCGTTAAGACGATCGAGAAGCTGGCCCAGGAGTTCGGGATCCCAGCCGAGCAGCAGTACAAAACCTTGCTTTTCGTGGGCGACGACAAGCTGTTCGCGGTCGTGGTGCGTGGTTGCGACCAAGTCGAAGAGGCGAAGCTAGGAGCCCTCGGCTATGCCTTGATTCGCCCGGCAACGGTTGACGAAATCTTCGAAGCGATGGGCGCTTATCCCGGTAGCTTGGGAGTGGTGAAGGGAACCATCAAAAACCGGGAGAAGCTTGACGGCGTGTATGCGGACAACGCGATTCGCTTGGTCGGCAACGGGGTGACAGGGGCCAACGAGAAGGCGATGCACCTCCGGAACGTCAACGTGTCCCGCGACTTGGACATCGATAAGTTCGGCGACTTCCGCAAGGTGCAGGTAGGCGAACCATGTCCTGTATCCGGCAAGCCTTTGGAGATCCAGCGGGCCATCGAGGTGGGCCATATTTTCAAGCTAGGAACCAAGTATAGCGACAACGAGGAGTACGGCGCCCTCTACGTCGACAAGGACGGAAATCGCCAGCCCGCGGTCATGGGCTGCTACGGTATCGGCATCTCCCGAACGTTGCAGTCGATCATCGAGCAAAAGCATGACAAGAACGGTATCGTTTGGCCGTGGTCGGTGGCTCCTTACCAAGTGATCATCACCGTGCTCGACCCCGGTATGGATGAAGCGGATACGTTGGCCCTGCAGCTCGGCCGAGCAGCGGAAGCGGCGGGCGCGAGCGTATTGGTGGATGATCGCGAAGAGCGTCCCGGCGTTAAGTTCAAGGATGCGGATTTGATCGGCATCCCGCTTCGCGTCACTATCGGCGGTCGTGGTTTGAAGAACGGCGAAGTCGAAATGAAGTGGCGCGACCAGGAAGATGTCATGAAGGTTGCCATCGCGGACGCGGAGCGCGTGTTGGTGGAAGGAATCGAGGCGAAGTCCCAATAG
- a CDS encoding ATP-dependent Clp protease adaptor ClpS, with translation MVAPVTSVDSPAAEPSTKDETALSDVWGVIVLNDPVNLMSYVTMVLERVLRMSRSKAEEHMMEVHQKGRSLVWKGNREKAEGYVYQLQEWHLNAILERDETD, from the coding sequence ATGGTAGCACCTGTAACCAGCGTAGATTCCCCGGCGGCGGAACCGAGCACCAAGGACGAAACGGCTCTATCGGATGTTTGGGGAGTGATCGTCCTGAACGATCCCGTTAATCTCATGTCTTACGTCACCATGGTGCTCGAACGCGTGTTGCGCATGTCGCGCAGCAAGGCGGAGGAGCACATGATGGAGGTCCATCAGAAGGGACGTTCCCTTGTTTGGAAGGGAAACCGAGAAAAGGCGGAAGGCTACGTGTACCAGTTGCAGGAGTGGCATCTCAACGCGATATTGGAACGTGATGAGACAGATTGA
- a CDS encoding cupin domain-containing protein, which produces MTVESVVDRLGLQRLDREGGWFRRIHTGKAGADGRAVSTTIYALFTREEFSALHRLDAVEQFFFLDGDAFEVFRIGREGEGRWETLGRDLDRGESPHLVFEPGEWFGGVPIGDGERGWTLMSCVVTPGFEWDGFEIGQREELLEAYPNYGDEIRRLTR; this is translated from the coding sequence ATGACTGTTGAGTCGGTGGTTGATCGATTGGGCTTGCAGCGGCTGGATCGCGAGGGCGGTTGGTTTCGGCGGATCCATACGGGAAAAGCGGGGGCGGATGGACGAGCGGTGAGCACCACGATCTACGCTTTGTTTACCCGAGAAGAGTTCTCAGCCTTGCATCGGCTGGATGCGGTGGAGCAGTTTTTCTTTTTGGATGGGGATGCTTTCGAGGTCTTTCGTATTGGACGAGAAGGCGAGGGGCGTTGGGAAACGCTGGGGCGTGATTTGGACAGGGGCGAATCGCCGCATTTAGTCTTTGAGCCAGGCGAATGGTTCGGTGGGGTTCCAATAGGGGATGGAGAACGCGGCTGGACGTTGATGAGTTGCGTGGTCACCCCTGGCTTCGAGTGGGATGGTTTTGAGATCGGGCAGCGAGAGGAATTGCTGGAAGCGTATCCGAATTATGGGGATGAAATTCGGAGGTTGACGCGTTGA
- a CDS encoding FAD-dependent oxidoreductase, giving the protein MAERFTTAGLRILLVDDPSKSRCSRVAAGLINPIGGKRLKLVWQADSLIPHARAYYDELTSKLGQKLFHPRPIHRYFANEQEAQLWRKRKEDPAHQQWVGFSADDHFTIPDSGYLDTNALLDLIHAQLESHRQFLSSTFNYDEIALTETGIAFRDYKADYAIFAEGHLATSNPHFSFIPYKPAKGIIASIKPAGASLPLDQHILLKGKFIIPRHDGTVQVGATYNWNDPTDIPDAAGIQELAAFLDQELGSGTWEFEQIRAGVRPATAGAYPVVGPHPKHPQLIAFNGFGSKGSLQIPYFAEALIAFLEVATAVPADKEQASLHTEVLPSRFIKKAASKPKRWIATNVVKSEILGALSKGDLAIDATAGNGHDTQWLAEAVGPAGHVFAYDIQEQALAITRERLEKHQLLSQATLLQNGHETLLETIPQQHHGQITAIVFNLGFLPGGVPTLITKSDTTIRALKASLTLLKPGGTLAVTLYPTHTGAQEEVDLVLSWFHNLPENQFETHIEPHPQNNLSSPYPIFIKRR; this is encoded by the coding sequence CTGGCCGAGCGCTTTACGACCGCCGGACTACGGATCCTCCTCGTCGACGACCCCAGCAAATCCCGCTGCTCCAGAGTCGCAGCCGGTCTGATCAACCCAATCGGCGGCAAACGCCTAAAGCTCGTCTGGCAGGCCGACTCCCTCATCCCTCACGCCCGCGCCTACTACGACGAGCTCACCTCCAAGCTCGGACAAAAGCTCTTCCATCCACGTCCCATCCATCGCTACTTCGCCAACGAGCAAGAAGCCCAGCTCTGGCGAAAGCGAAAGGAGGATCCAGCGCACCAGCAGTGGGTCGGCTTCTCCGCAGACGACCACTTCACCATCCCCGACTCCGGCTATCTCGACACCAACGCCCTGCTCGACCTCATCCACGCCCAACTCGAGTCCCACCGCCAGTTTCTGTCCTCAACGTTTAACTACGACGAAATCGCACTCACCGAAACCGGCATAGCATTCCGCGACTACAAAGCCGACTACGCCATATTCGCCGAAGGACACCTCGCCACAAGCAACCCCCACTTCTCCTTCATCCCCTACAAACCCGCAAAAGGCATCATCGCCTCCATAAAACCTGCAGGAGCGAGCTTGCCACTGGATCAACACATACTCCTCAAGGGCAAGTTCATCATCCCGCGACACGACGGAACCGTTCAAGTCGGAGCGACCTACAACTGGAACGACCCCACCGACATCCCCGACGCAGCAGGCATCCAGGAACTCGCAGCCTTCCTCGACCAAGAACTCGGCTCCGGAACCTGGGAGTTCGAGCAAATCCGAGCCGGCGTCCGACCTGCCACCGCCGGAGCCTACCCCGTGGTCGGCCCCCATCCCAAACACCCCCAACTCATCGCCTTCAACGGCTTCGGCAGCAAAGGCTCACTGCAAATCCCCTACTTCGCCGAGGCCCTCATCGCCTTCCTTGAGGTAGCGACCGCCGTCCCAGCAGACAAAGAACAAGCCTCGCTCCACACCGAAGTCCTTCCCTCCCGCTTCATCAAAAAGGCAGCCAGCAAACCCAAACGCTGGATCGCCACCAACGTTGTGAAAAGCGAAATACTCGGCGCCCTCTCCAAAGGCGATCTCGCTATTGACGCTACTGCCGGCAACGGACACGACACCCAATGGCTCGCCGAGGCCGTCGGACCTGCTGGACACGTATTCGCCTACGACATACAAGAGCAGGCATTGGCGATCACTCGCGAACGTCTGGAAAAGCACCAGCTCCTTTCCCAAGCGACCCTCCTGCAAAACGGACACGAGACGCTGCTCGAAACGATTCCTCAGCAGCACCATGGCCAAATAACCGCCATCGTCTTCAACCTCGGGTTCCTTCCTGGCGGAGTCCCCACACTCATCACAAAATCCGACACGACCATACGCGCCCTAAAGGCCAGCCTAACGCTCCTCAAGCCCGGCGGCACTCTCGCTGTCACCCTCTACCCCACCCATACCGGAGCCCAAGAGGAGGTCGACCTCGTCCTATCCTGGTTTCATAACCTACCCGAAAACCAGTTCGAAACGCACATCGAACCGCACCCCCAAAACAACCTTAGCTCCCCCTACCCGATATTTATCAAGAGGAGGTAG
- a CDS encoding aldo/keto reductase: MKRRDFLGRVAGAALTAPMIGSVAYSKPIGSLPEVPKVTFERSGIVTTRLAQGTGFNGWDRQSDQTRQGFEGFVNLLRHGYDRGIRLFDLADLYGTHYYFREALRFIPREEVTILTKLWWRYNDPNPKKLSLDEQRRSARTAVERFRQELNVDVIDILLMHNVTSAEWDEDMAGYLEVLQEYKERGMIRALGMSCHTLQALQRASETEWVEVALTRINPYGKHMDGSPEEVIPVQRRFRERGANVIGMKIFGAGGLVDKRDECMKFAQNLGYLDAMTIGARSPEEIDDNIRLMAKYPAS; encoded by the coding sequence ATGAAGCGTAGAGATTTCCTCGGTCGCGTAGCGGGAGCTGCCTTGACTGCTCCCATGATTGGTTCCGTTGCTTATTCCAAGCCGATCGGCTCTCTGCCGGAGGTGCCGAAGGTGACCTTCGAGAGGTCGGGGATCGTAACGACCCGGCTGGCTCAGGGCACTGGCTTCAACGGCTGGGATCGTCAGTCCGACCAGACGCGACAAGGCTTCGAAGGCTTCGTCAACTTGCTGAGGCATGGCTACGATCGCGGTATCCGCTTGTTCGACTTGGCGGACTTGTACGGAACCCACTACTACTTTCGCGAGGCGCTTCGTTTCATCCCCCGAGAGGAGGTGACTATTCTGACGAAGCTTTGGTGGCGCTACAACGATCCGAACCCCAAAAAGCTGAGCCTCGACGAGCAGCGTCGTTCGGCGCGGACGGCGGTGGAACGTTTTCGCCAGGAGCTGAATGTAGACGTGATCGACATTTTGCTGATGCACAACGTCACTTCAGCCGAGTGGGACGAGGATATGGCCGGCTATCTCGAGGTGCTGCAGGAATACAAGGAACGCGGGATGATCCGGGCTCTCGGCATGTCTTGCCATACCTTGCAAGCTCTCCAGCGCGCGTCGGAAACGGAATGGGTGGAGGTCGCCCTGACGCGTATCAATCCTTACGGAAAGCACATGGACGGCTCTCCGGAGGAGGTGATTCCGGTGCAACGCCGCTTCAGGGAGCGCGGCGCGAACGTGATCGGGATGAAGATTTTTGGCGCCGGCGGACTGGTCGACAAGCGGGACGAATGCATGAAGTTCGCTCAGAATTTGGGGTACCTCGATGCCATGACGATCGGTGCGAGATCGCCGGAGGAAATCGACGACAACATCCGCTTGATGGCTAAGTATCCGGCGAGCTAG
- a CDS encoding shikimate kinase, with translation MKKKPNLYLVGFMGTGKSTVGRQVAQHMGLNFVDSDHAIEEQQGKSISEIFASDGEAAFRAMEKAFVESGHSDEGNLVSCGGGLAVQPGMMDLLKSRGLVFSLIATAKGIYERTRHNSNRPLLQVENPLAEIEKLLAVRDPIYQQAHCCILTEGRTVNEVVAHVCRSYRLEVSQMAR, from the coding sequence ATGAAAAAGAAGCCAAACCTTTACCTCGTGGGATTCATGGGGACTGGAAAGAGTACGGTGGGTCGTCAAGTGGCTCAGCATATGGGGCTGAATTTTGTCGATAGCGACCACGCGATAGAGGAGCAACAAGGGAAGTCGATTTCGGAGATTTTTGCGTCCGACGGGGAGGCTGCTTTTCGCGCGATGGAAAAGGCCTTCGTTGAGTCGGGGCACTCCGACGAGGGCAACTTGGTATCTTGCGGAGGTGGATTGGCGGTGCAGCCAGGCATGATGGATCTGTTGAAGTCGAGGGGGCTTGTCTTTTCGTTGATCGCGACGGCGAAGGGCATTTACGAGCGAACGCGTCACAATTCGAACCGGCCCTTGCTGCAGGTAGAGAATCCTCTGGCAGAGATCGAAAAGCTGTTGGCGGTGCGTGACCCGATCTACCAACAAGCTCATTGCTGCATTTTGACGGAAGGCCGCACTGTCAATGAGGTCGTCGCTCACGTGTGTCGCTCTTATCGTTTGGAAGTGTCCCAGATGGCGCGATGA
- the argA gene encoding amino-acid N-acetyltransferase has translation MNPITLRAMDASESEQTIKPTDLRGILNYVPRFLGQTFVVALDGSIIESDNLPNLLLDIAVLRSLQINVVIVHGIGKQLTDLSSARSITPSNTDGSGATDGPTLDLAIRASSRVSHQILEALTKAKLKCAITNSIKAKPMGILKGVDLLNTGKTDQIDADFLRHLISKSIIPIIQPIGFDRNGHTLRINSDALAVDTAIALGATKILFLSEENGFVKNGRLTQQIPVAELEEFIAAPEFESLSPALKSKSLQALRGVKAEISRIHILDGRIHDGLIREVFSNEGVGTLIYGNEYQQIRRATRDEVPLVYHLTRSGVAREELMERSMASIEEKIQNYYVYEVDGNIMACVLLDRFPEDSELREVSSLFVHPFYQRQGIGRKLVRFACQLAEQEGARRVIALSTQTQNFFTSLLGFEETSPDALPPSRRASYDANKRKSKVLLKSFA, from the coding sequence TTGAATCCGATCACTTTACGAGCCATGGACGCAAGCGAGAGCGAACAGACCATCAAGCCGACCGACCTGCGCGGCATCCTGAACTACGTACCCAGATTTCTGGGACAAACCTTCGTAGTCGCCCTCGACGGATCCATCATCGAGAGCGATAACTTGCCCAACCTGCTGCTCGACATCGCAGTCCTGCGCAGCCTGCAGATCAACGTCGTTATCGTTCACGGCATCGGCAAGCAGCTGACAGACCTGTCTTCCGCGCGTTCGATCACCCCAAGCAACACCGACGGCAGCGGCGCCACGGACGGGCCCACCCTCGACCTCGCCATTCGCGCCTCCTCCCGAGTTTCCCACCAAATCCTGGAGGCCCTGACCAAGGCCAAGCTGAAATGCGCCATCACCAATTCCATCAAAGCCAAGCCGATGGGCATCCTCAAAGGCGTCGACTTGCTCAACACCGGCAAGACAGACCAAATCGACGCGGACTTCCTGCGGCATCTCATTTCCAAAAGCATCATTCCCATTATCCAACCCATCGGATTTGACCGCAACGGGCACACCCTGCGCATCAACTCCGACGCCCTCGCCGTCGACACCGCTATCGCGCTGGGCGCCACCAAGATTCTGTTCCTGTCCGAGGAAAACGGATTCGTAAAGAACGGTCGACTCACCCAGCAGATTCCCGTCGCTGAGCTCGAAGAGTTCATCGCCGCGCCCGAATTCGAATCCCTTTCCCCCGCTCTGAAGAGCAAATCCCTGCAAGCCCTGCGGGGCGTGAAGGCCGAAATTTCCCGTATCCATATCCTCGACGGACGTATCCACGACGGTCTTATCCGCGAAGTTTTCTCCAACGAAGGCGTCGGTACCCTCATCTACGGGAACGAGTACCAGCAGATTCGCCGCGCCACCCGGGACGAGGTCCCACTCGTTTACCACCTCACTCGTAGCGGCGTGGCTCGCGAGGAACTGATGGAACGCTCCATGGCTTCCATCGAAGAGAAAATCCAAAACTACTACGTCTACGAGGTCGACGGAAACATCATGGCCTGCGTGCTGCTCGACCGCTTTCCGGAGGACTCCGAACTCAGAGAGGTCAGCTCCCTGTTCGTGCACCCCTTCTACCAGCGCCAAGGCATCGGGAGAAAGCTCGTGCGATTCGCCTGCCAATTGGCCGAACAAGAAGGAGCTCGACGCGTCATCGCTCTCTCCACCCAAACGCAGAACTTCTTCACCAGCCTGCTCGGCTTCGAAGAAACCAGTCCCGACGCGCTGCCTCCCTCGCGGCGCGCCAGCTACGACGCCAACAAACGCAAGTCTAAGGTCCTGCTAAAAAGCTTCGCCTGA
- a CDS encoding metallophosphoesterase, which produces MSAKIRIVSDLHVGHKASVIDRLDALAPLAEGVDWLILNGDTLELKYGDLDVAHYDAQREKQRFEQEIAKWDCKVSVITGNHDPEISELHSLTLLDGKVFVTHGDGLFPNIAPWSSNVDNLEKHASIIDPDATGITEQDLHDYLALHKQVTIRAHKDDKKYNPTLWGKLKIFLHQTWPPTTPFRILKAWSEVPDRAASLTERFGLAPKFIVVGHTHNPGIWTRGKQRVINLGSYFPWPGALCIEIEDKTLNVRRVRKRQNAIEIGRTVASFKL; this is translated from the coding sequence ATGTCCGCCAAGATCCGCATCGTCTCCGACCTACACGTAGGGCACAAAGCCAGCGTGATCGATCGGCTCGACGCGCTCGCTCCCCTTGCCGAAGGCGTTGATTGGCTTATCCTGAATGGCGACACGCTGGAGCTGAAATACGGGGACCTCGACGTCGCGCACTACGACGCGCAGCGCGAGAAACAGAGATTCGAGCAAGAGATCGCCAAGTGGGACTGCAAAGTCAGCGTCATAACCGGAAACCACGACCCGGAGATATCAGAGCTTCACTCGCTGACTCTCCTCGACGGCAAAGTATTCGTCACCCACGGCGACGGACTCTTCCCCAACATCGCCCCATGGAGTTCGAACGTGGACAACCTCGAGAAGCATGCGTCCATCATCGATCCGGACGCCACCGGCATCACCGAGCAAGACCTGCACGACTACCTCGCGCTTCACAAGCAGGTGACCATTCGCGCCCACAAGGACGACAAGAAGTACAACCCAACTCTCTGGGGAAAACTGAAAATCTTCCTGCACCAAACCTGGCCGCCGACGACACCGTTTCGCATCCTCAAGGCATGGAGCGAGGTGCCAGACCGCGCCGCTTCCCTCACCGAACGCTTCGGCCTAGCACCCAAATTCATAGTGGTGGGCCACACCCACAATCCCGGCATTTGGACGCGCGGAAAGCAAAGGGTCATCAACCTTGGCTCCTACTTCCCTTGGCCGGGCGCGCTCTGTATCGAGATTGAGGACAAAACCCTAAACGTTCGCCGCGTCCGCAAGCGGCAAAACGCTATCGAGATCGGCCGTACGGTGGCCTCCTTTAAGCTCTGA
- a CDS encoding DNA polymerase domain-containing protein gives MTGSFTESLCGVWISPEGLAHVTWANEAGERRDETMPFVPFVWGREEKAWRELTGVVAERLSGDGEYDHLLRFDSLERYRDFLKEHGRSGSIDWIRLLESQFLMERRLRLFDGMKFSDLRRLQLDIETACEVDGGFSSPSRKGDRVLAIGLRCGETSETLVLEERSDAAERALLKQLNERIQDLDPDVIEGHNVFKFDLDYLRRRAKRFKLAVQWGRYGQEASFRNTRIRVAERMIDYTRCDIPGRAVVDTYLLVQIFDITTRELMSYGLKDVAKFFGVTSQDGDERTYIEGSQIQRMFDEDRETFLDYLRDDLRETEGVANRLLPTYFEQAKAFPTTLQEACLRGSASKVDLVFQEEYYHARAACPVPGEVSSFEGGYTASFKEGVFEKVLHFDVASLYPSLLLLIGRNPKRDHLQVFIPMLKRLREYRLKYKKLARETEDASLAGEYDARQSSFKILINSFYGYLGFSGARFGDAALAAEVTAKGREILQSLIEFFKREGCEPLEADTDGIYVCAGKFFDLEPQLLANAQEILPEGIELEYDGKYQSMFCYKAKNYALYDGEKVTIRGSALRSRGIEPFLKDLTWKLIYSLLGAVREDPARLALEVEKRIQAQDMPVDEIAKSEVLSQNPEAYQKKIEAGGKPRRASLEVALKMEKAVGMGDRVSYFILPKQSGQSADWQRAYPIDGYDKDERPYDPSYYVKKLNDWRKRYAPFCPALLENPDQGELF, from the coding sequence ATGACCGGCTCTTTTACAGAATCTCTTTGCGGCGTATGGATAAGCCCGGAAGGCTTGGCTCATGTGACTTGGGCCAATGAGGCTGGAGAACGGCGCGACGAGACCATGCCGTTTGTGCCCTTTGTCTGGGGCCGCGAGGAGAAAGCATGGAGAGAGTTGACTGGAGTCGTAGCTGAGCGCTTGTCGGGCGATGGCGAATACGACCACTTGTTGCGTTTCGATTCGCTGGAACGCTATCGCGACTTCTTGAAGGAACACGGGCGGAGCGGTTCCATCGATTGGATACGTTTGCTGGAAAGCCAGTTTCTGATGGAGCGTCGTTTGCGTCTTTTTGATGGGATGAAGTTTTCGGACCTGCGCCGTTTGCAGCTAGATATCGAGACGGCATGCGAGGTGGACGGTGGCTTTAGTAGCCCGAGCCGCAAAGGTGACCGCGTGTTGGCCATTGGGCTTCGCTGCGGTGAAACTTCAGAAACGCTTGTCTTGGAAGAACGCAGCGATGCGGCGGAGCGGGCCTTGTTGAAGCAGTTGAATGAGCGTATCCAGGATTTGGATCCGGACGTGATCGAAGGACACAATGTATTCAAGTTCGACTTGGACTACTTGAGGCGGCGTGCCAAGCGATTCAAGCTGGCGGTGCAGTGGGGTCGCTATGGTCAGGAAGCGAGTTTTCGCAACACTCGCATTCGGGTGGCGGAACGTATGATCGACTACACGCGCTGCGATATTCCGGGACGAGCCGTGGTGGATACCTACTTGCTGGTACAGATCTTCGATATCACAACGCGAGAGTTGATGTCCTATGGATTGAAGGATGTGGCGAAGTTCTTTGGTGTGACTTCACAGGATGGAGACGAGCGCACTTACATCGAAGGGTCCCAGATTCAGCGCATGTTCGATGAGGATCGGGAAACGTTTCTGGATTACCTGAGGGATGACTTGCGGGAGACGGAAGGGGTAGCGAATCGTCTTTTGCCGACCTACTTCGAGCAGGCCAAAGCTTTTCCAACGACTTTGCAGGAAGCTTGCCTACGGGGTTCCGCGAGTAAGGTAGATCTCGTTTTTCAGGAGGAGTACTATCACGCTCGGGCGGCTTGTCCGGTGCCCGGTGAGGTAAGCTCGTTTGAAGGAGGGTATACGGCCAGCTTTAAGGAAGGGGTCTTCGAGAAGGTGTTGCACTTCGACGTGGCGTCTCTGTATCCAAGCTTGTTGCTCTTGATCGGTCGCAACCCGAAACGGGATCACTTGCAGGTTTTCATTCCCATGCTGAAGCGATTGCGGGAGTATCGCTTGAAGTACAAGAAACTGGCTCGCGAGACGGAAGACGCGTCATTGGCGGGTGAATACGATGCCAGGCAAAGCAGCTTTAAGATTTTGATTAATTCATTCTATGGCTACCTCGGGTTCTCGGGCGCTCGTTTTGGTGATGCTGCTTTGGCAGCGGAGGTTACGGCAAAAGGCCGCGAGATTTTGCAGTCCTTGATCGAGTTCTTCAAGCGGGAGGGGTGCGAGCCTTTGGAAGCTGATACCGATGGTATTTATGTGTGCGCGGGCAAATTCTTTGATTTGGAGCCGCAGCTGCTTGCGAATGCCCAAGAAATTTTGCCGGAAGGAATAGAGCTGGAATACGATGGCAAGTATCAGTCGATGTTTTGCTACAAGGCGAAGAACTACGCTCTCTACGATGGGGAGAAGGTGACCATTCGCGGCTCGGCCCTGCGCTCTCGTGGGATTGAGCCATTTTTAAAGGACCTGACCTGGAAACTCATTTACAGTTTGCTGGGGGCAGTCCGGGAGGACCCGGCTCGGCTAGCTCTAGAAGTGGAAAAGCGGATACAGGCTCAGGATATGCCGGTGGATGAAATTGCGAAGTCGGAGGTGCTGAGCCAGAATCCGGAAGCGTATCAGAAGAAGATTGAAGCAGGCGGGAAACCGCGACGCGCGTCACTCGAAGTCGCCCTGAAGATGGAGAAGGCGGTGGGCATGGGAGATCGCGTTTCGTATTTTATTCTGCCGAAGCAAAGCGGGCAGTCCGCTGACTGGCAGCGAGCGTATCCGATCGACGGGTACGATAAGGATGAGCGACCCTATGATCCGAGTTATTATGTCAAAAAACTCAATGATTGGCGGAAGCGCTATGCTCCTTTTTGCCCGGCGTTGTTGGAGAATCCGGATCAGGGGGAATTGTTTTGA